A DNA window from Pogona vitticeps strain Pit_001003342236 chromosome 2, PviZW2.1, whole genome shotgun sequence contains the following coding sequences:
- the LOC110070374 gene encoding uncharacterized protein LOC110070374 has translation MEENGKRVTCSGLSDSVNEGEAGGMPSEAECVKMEGSTHVEDELKKKERLEMAAEEKHHNKSMADEGGEAIEISVHQEVLVEKKENTCHLCGKSFCSKSRLKVHQRIHTEKRPYKCLECGKGFRQSGHLSQHRRMHTGERRYKCLECGKSFSQSTYFILHKITHTGEKPFTCLECGKSFSHSRKLAIHRNIHTGKRPYKCQECGQTFSQSTHLTSHQRIHTGEKPYKCLECGKCFNQSTHLTLHRRIHTGEKPYQCVECGKRFSQSPHLTLHQRIHTEEKMYKCSECGKSFHRSDHLTAHRRSHTGEKPYQCSECGKSFSRSSILSKHQKTHHDVDVPV, from the coding sequence GGTTATCGGACAGTGTGAATGAAGGAGAAGCAGGCGGGATGCCTTCTGAAGCTGAATGTGTGAAGATGGAAGGGAGCACCCATGTTGAAGATGagctgaagaagaaagagagactcGAAATGGCAGCCGAAGAAAAGCATCACAATAAATCTATGGCTGACGAAGGTGGGGAAGCTATTGAAATCTCCGTCCACCAAGAAGTATtggtggaaaagaaagagaatacCTGCCATTTGTGTGGTAAAAGCTTTTGCTCTAAATCCCGCTTGAAAGtccaccagagaatccacacagagAAGAGACCGTATAAATGCTTGGAGTGCGGGAAGGGTTTCAGACAGAGCGGACACCTTTCTCAGCATCGAAGAATGCATACGGGAGAGAGACGATATAAATgtttggagtgtgggaagagctttagtcagagcacATACTTTATTCTGCATAAAATaacccacacgggagagaaacctttCACCtgtctggagtgtgggaagagcttcagtcacagcaggaAACTGGCTATCCACCGCAATATCCACACAGGGAAGagaccatacaaatgtcaggagtgcgGGCAGACTTTCAGCCAGAGCACCCACCTTACGTcgcatcaaaggatccacacgggggagaaaccctataaatgtctggagtgtgggaaatgcttcaatCAGAGCACACACCTGACTCTGCATcggaggatccacacaggagagaaaccttatcaATGTGTGGAGTGCGGGAAACGCTTCAGCCAGAGCCCACACCTTACTTTGCACCAAAGAATTCACACGGAAGAGAAAATGTATAAGTGCTctgagtgtgggaagagcttccacCGAAGCGACCACCTGACGGCTCATCGGAggagccacactggggagaagccgtatCAGTGCTCGGAGTGCGGAAAGAGTTTCAGCCGAAGTTCAATCCTCAGTAAGCATCAGAAAACCCATCATGATGTAGATGTTCCAGTGTGA